gtAGCACGACGCAGCGGTAGGTGAGAAAAAAAACTGTTAACAGAGTGCTGAGGAGGACAGATGGGGCGTCTGCTCCTCTGTCTCTTCTTTGCGTGCGGATGCGGTgaggaagagaaaaacaCCGTTGGTAGCTCCTTGCACGcattcttttttctttttcttccaCCGACTGTCGTACTCTGGTGATGGGAGTGACTTGAGCGCGTGGCACCTAGGTCCACTACCCCCACTCTGCGCGGGGacgccaggcagcccctGCTCCTGCCAATGCACAGCcactggtggcggtgacggcgtcAGGCACCTACGAAATAGGTGAGTCAGAGCGATTCACCACTGCAAATGTCAGCGGTCAGCACCTGCATGGCGTTGTGTCCGAGTCGCCTGCGAAGCGAGTGTGTGAGGGGCAGGGTTTGGGGTGGAGGCCGTGCTCACATGACGgggtcggcgcattgctgtaccgCGCGTGCCTACAGCTGCATCGCACCGCGCAATAGGCCTGTGTCAGCGCAAGCACGTGGGTGTTGCGCTCATGCTGCATGGCCGGATGGGCAcgaacaacagcaaaaaCAAAGAAACGCTCTTATATGCACGAAACGCACTTTTCTTGCCCTTTTCtgctttttttgttttttttcgcgtTATTGCTGCAACACAGCCTCTCTCACCCGTGCAGCACGAAAGTTGTGCAGTGGGCCAGATGAGCATGGCGTCCGCATTTTTTCCCTTGCCCTGTTCCGCACGAAGCAGAGCGCGGTAAAAAGCGAAAAGCCTGTTGCCATGTTTCGTGGCACGCCGTTGTGGAGGTGCGTGGCTGAAACTGTGAAAGCTGACACAAGAgtgctctcttcctcttgtCCTGTATAGGGCTGCATCACTTGTCGTGTCAGCCCGGGAAATTGCGATTATGACTTCTTCGTTGCTGGAGAGCTGAGAGCAACACCCcgtctccttccccctccccctccccctcatttctttttttgttttgatTTTTTTGTTCGTGCTCCCTTCGAGTTTTATCATTGCGCTCGCTATGATACGTCTGCTCTTTCGACCGTCCTTTTTGTGTGACTTTTCCCTTTATTGCCTgggcttctctctccctcggATATGCCCACCAaacggcaaaaaaaaaacaagaattccctaccccacccccttctctctttcgtccctcctccctcttttttccGATATTTCGCCTTATGCACTTCTCTTGCTTTTTTTCATTCCTTGCAATGCTCTTTTGTTCTCCGAGTGCCTCGGTGTGTACGCCACTCCTGGTCGAAGTTTCATCtgtcccccctctccgcgtATATTGAAAGACGCGCATCGCGCAGAGgtgcgctctctcttctccctttgtGCACTAatgcgcagcgccacgagCGTAAATGGATTCTCATGTGCTGCATGTGACCACCTCATCCCTTGCACGAGCAGCGTTGATGCGCACGTGTATGCCTGCAAAGCGAGAAGAACGAGGAATAGGAGACAAaagaacacacacatacacacgtcTATACGGGCGTTTGCGAAGAGAGTACGAGGAACTTGTAAAAGACCTTTACTTCAATGGCATCGTTAGCACTTATTATTTCTTGTCAAATGCCGTTTGCTACCCTTCACTTTGATGATTGGGGGGATGCTCTGAGAAAACCAGTGGCAAGTCGAAAAGATCCACACGAATGTGCACGCGCAAAACTACTTTTTCGTGCCGTGGCGCTTCCCTGCAGGCTGCCCAGTCAGGCTCTCTGCACAAACACTACTTCGCAGAACCACAAGCGTACGATGGGGCGGGTGAGAAGGTGCATGTCTTGATGCTCCTCTTGTTGCTCTTTCCGACTCTATGGCTCTTGTGTCTAGCTACTTTCTCCAGGGGAAGAAAACAAACGCGCAGTTGGCGAAATGGTTTCAGCGCGCGGCGCCCGCAGTGTCGCTCTGTTATCCACTCATACATGCTCCCCTCACTCTCCCACTTTTTCCTCGTCCCACTCTGCACCTCGTCCACTGATAGTTCAGCGACGTAGGATAAAGCGAAGAGCAGCAAAACGAACTGAAAAGAGCGGAGGACTCTCCGAGCAATAGAATTTGCTCATCTTATTCACCCACCCTTATACAACCGTTTTGATCTTATTTCTTGTTGCCTCCGGCTACCATATATTGATCGGTGTTATACAAATTAAGTAAGCACCATGTCGGAAGCGCAGGCTCGTGCTGATGAGGATGCTTACATGGCCGACGTCGACAGCATTCTGGACGTGCTCCGGACGCATGTGCTGGAACGGAAGCCAGATGACGTTTTCCAGTTCCTCTCCAAGTCGGCGCTACGTCTGCAGaaggacagcggcgccgaatTGTGCGATCGCATCAACTGTAAGGTAAAGGATGAACAGAAGAGCCGTGCATTGTCTATCATCGTATTCGGTGCCAGCGGGGATCTGGCTAAGAAGAAGACATTTCCTGCCCTCTTCGATCTGTACTGTGGCGGGCTCCTTCCCCCGGAGGTCAACATTATCGGCTATGCTCGCACCAAGGTGGAGGATGTCGAGAAGTGGAAGCATGAGACGCTCATGAAGTATTTTTCGAAAGTGTCGGAGCGGGAATGCCACGCCGAGGACTTCTTGAAACACATCAGCTACTTTTGTGGAGCGTACGACAAGGTGGACGACTTCAAGCGTCTTGACGCGGTGATTCGAGAGAAGGAGAATGCCTTTAAGGGCCCTGAGAAGGGTGGAAACCGTCTCTTCTATCTTGCTCTTCCGCCCTCAGTGTTCGCAATTGTCTGCGAGCACATTCACAAGGGGGCGATGCCGCAGGAAGTGGGGGGATGGGTGCGGGTGATCATCGAGAAGCCCTTTGGCCGCGATACCAAGAGCTCCGCCGAGCTTTCCCAAGCGCTGGAGCCGTTCTTCGACGAGTCGCAGCTGTACCGGATTGACCACTACCTCGGGAAGGAGATGGTGCAGAACATCATCACGACACGCTTCGCCAACCGTATCTTCAGCGCTGTGTGGAACTCGAGCAACattgcgtgcgtgcagatCACGTTCAAGGAGACCATCGGTACCgagggccgcggcggctACTTCGACAACATTGGCATTATTCGCGATGTCATGCAAAATCACCTCACCCAGATTCTTGCCCTGCTGGCCATGGAGAAGCCGCGGTCGCTGGACGCTGAGTGCATCCGCGACGAGAAGGTGTCGGTGCTGAAGTGCATTGAGCCAGTAACTAAGGAGAATTGTGTTCTGGGCCAGTACACTGCCTCCGCCGATGGCTCCATGCCTGGTTACCTACAGGATGAGACCGTACCCCGGGGCAGCACTTGCCCCACATTTGCCGTGATGCGGCTCAACATCAACAACGACCGCTGGGCCGGCGTCCCTTTTATTCTCAAGGCTGGCAAGGCTGTGGAGCAGAAGTACGTGGCGATTCGCATTCAGTTCAAGGACGAGGTCCACCCCTACGGCGATGCGACACAGCGCAACGAGCTCGTCATCCGCGCTCAGCCGTCCGAGGCCATGTATGTCAAGATCACCACAAAAGTTCCTGGCCTTAGTGGGGACTTACGGCAGACGCACCAGACAGAGCTGGACCTTACCTACCACACCCGGTACGATGTGCGCCTTCCAGACGCCTACGAGAGCCTCATCAACGACGCACTGCTGGGTAACTCGACAAACTTTGTGCGTAAGGACGAGCTCGATGTGGCATGGCGCATCTTCACACCGCTCCTGCACCAGATCGACAATGGAGAGATCCAACCGATTCCGTACCAGGCTGGCACGCGCGGGCCCAAGGAAGCGGATGAATTCATCATCAACAACGGCTTCAAGCACCAGAAAGACTACCAGTGGACTCCCTCGAACAAGCTGTGATGAAGGCAGACATTGCAATCTATTTCACAGCTCCCtgtcgacggcagcgagagaggcagggtATTATACACTGGATGCGTGCCTATCCGCCCCTCAGAAAGCACGTGGTCGCGCTCTGCGGTACGCACCGACCAACGCTGCAGATACAACacgaagaagagaggagagagggatagCCAGCGTCTGTCAAGGCGGCCCCGTGAGCTGCCAATTGGCATCCCGTACCTCTACTGTCTACaatccttttttttctcgttctCCCTTGCTATCGCCATCCCCCATGTGTGTGCACTGCGGCCCGGACAGCTAGAGGATGTGTGAGCCCGTGCCGCCGTACAGACAGTGCCTTACGCCTTTCTTTGGCTCTCTTGGACTTCGTTCCTGCCTATTTCTGTGGCAGTGGTACCTCTCCCCCTACCCTCCTCAGGCTCACTTGAAGCGCGCTGCGTAAGctttgctgctgcaccagctcTGACGCCTCTGCTGTGGATGCCGGGAGGCAGGCTCCATGTTGATCGAGACTTCGCTACTGACGCTCAAAGGGCGGAGGGTTGGCAGAGGAAAAGATGGGTGCCCAGAGTGCTAGCGGAAGTCGTAAAGTGCGCGGAAGCACAAGAAGAGAGACGAGAAGACGGATGAGGGATAGATCACTGGAATCTGAGGAGAATGCGCGGACACCCAACACGGAGGCGCGCACTTGATGCAAATGCTGTTCTCGCGTTTGTTTTCCCTTTGCTTTatttttgttgtttgcttTGGTCGGCCTGTTGttttcctctctcgcgcAGCTACCTTTGTATGCAGATTTTACATTGCTTGTGTCGTTGCTGGATTTgcctctcgccgccgccccccaccacctctccagaacacacacacacacaccgccccTCGGACGTTCCGCTCCCTTCTCCTACCCACTTTCGACCGTTCTCCCTCCCAATCTCCGTACATAAATTACATTCTTGGTTTCCCTCTTTGTTGTCATAGTCACTTGAGGGTGCATTCACATGTACCGCGAGCGTGGCGCAGCGACGTGCCCAAGCGTCCGGAAAGGATCGAGAAGAGGCACGCGAAAGGATCAAAAAACGAAGGGTGGCCTTCATtcaagcagcagcgatacagACGCGTGTGGGAGTGACAGCCATTCCCGAGTGACTTCACAAATATGGCATGTGCTCGAAAGGGAGCAAACGAGAAAACAAGAATAAGAGGAACATCTCTCCCGGAAGTGTCCGGGGGCTTCCGCCAGGGATGTGTGTCGAAGGTCGTCGGGGACCATATATGTGGCGTAGGGCAATGTGCGAGAACAGCCGCAACGAAACACCCATCTGTTAAGGGGGGAAAgagcgtgcgcaggcgcacctcTTCCATTTTCCTATGCCACTGCCAGATAATGTCGCATGCCTTTCGTCGCTGACTCTCTGTTGCGGTTTCGAGGCGAAAGGCGATGCTGCAGATGGCACTGCTCTCTCTGGCATTCCTGCATCGACTATTgtcctctccgctctccccctcccctccccccccaccgctTCCCTCACCTTTGTTCTGCTCGTTTCTCCCCTGGATTGTTGTTGTCTGGTTCGCGGCAAACTCGGACGTACTCCGCTTCTCATTGCTCCAGCAAGACGCGCAGAGTGCTCAGAGCATGCGCAATGATACACAGATCGCAGAGGAGTACCTCTGGCCTTATcactctctcctctttcgACGATCTTCGTAGACACAAAAGTGCTGTCGTTGTTGCTGCACTCCACCAGCACAAGTGAGGAAACGGCGAGCTCACAAGTGGGCTTTGGCCCGTACGACCCTCCAAGTGCAGAGAGGGGCGATTACAACGGCGAGACGGTGAGGAATATCCCGGAACTGTACCTCATGGCGGGCAACGGGGATCGTGTGAAGGGGGGCGCAGCGGAGGATACTGTGACAGAAATCCTTGTAGAGTCCGTCGAAGAGGTGCAGCAAAGGCACGATAGCTTTTTGCTCATGTATCTGCGCCTGTTGAAGTGTGCCGGTCATTCAGATCGAACGTGGTTTTCGACGTCATGGGACTGCATTTTAGCCTCCATTTTCACAGACATCACACTCATGGTGCTCGCTGTCATTGAGGCTTCTGGTCTGTAGCCGTACGAAGTAGGTCTGGATTCATACCTTCCATCCTTTGGTGCCTCCTGCCGCCTGTTGATGTACCCCCTTTCCCGATGCGCAGTCGCGCGCACTCATTATCCCTCACACACCGTCAGTGCTTCTCTTGGTCTGGCGGCGCCTCACGTCACCAACTCGTTGCGGAAGTTGCTAAGCCAACAAGTGGCGTGCAG
The window above is part of the Leishmania mexicana MHOM/GT/2001/U1103 complete genome, chromosome 33 genome. Proteins encoded here:
- a CDS encoding glucose-6-phosphate dehydrogenase → MSEAQARADEDAYMADVDSILDVLRTHVLERKPDDVFQFLSKSALRLQKDSGAELCDRINCKVKDEQKSRALSIIVFGASGDLAKKKTFPALFDLYCGGLLPPEVNIIGYARTKVEDVEKWKHETLMKYFSKVSERECHAEDFLKHISYFCGAYDKVDDFKRLDAVIREKENAFKGPEKGGNRLFYLALPPSVFAIVCEHIHKGAMPQEVGGWVRVIIEKPFGRDTKSSAELSQALEPFFDESQLYRIDHYLGKEMVQNIITTRFANRIFSAVWNSSNIACVQITFKETIGTEGRGGYFDNIGIIRDVMQNHLTQILALLAMEKPRSLDAECIRDEKVSVLKCIEPVTKENCVLGQYTASADGSMPGYLQDETVPRGSTCPTFAVMRLNINNDRWAGVPFILKAGKAVEQKYVAIRIQFKDEVHPYGDATQRNELVIRAQPSEAMYVKITTKVPGLSGDLRQTHQTELDLTYHTRYDVRLPDAYESLINDALLGNSTNFVRKDELDVAWRIFTPLLHQIDNGEIQPIPYQAGTRGPKEADEFIINNGFKHQKDYQWTPSNKL